One window of the Mixophyes fleayi isolate aMixFle1 chromosome 6, aMixFle1.hap1, whole genome shotgun sequence genome contains the following:
- the LOC142161189 gene encoding beta-microseminoprotein-like, with product MKCFVAVVFGAGFFLTVCNGACFFQNPDTVIEGEEPIKGCFYEDELHGFGSNWITKNCYDCSCNADGLMQCCSKFLPTSIDNDECVVIKDMKTCTSKIVYKDDHTKKC from the exons ATG AAGTGTTTTGTGGCTGTTGTGTTTGGTGCTGGGTTCTTTCTGACTGTTTGCAATGGAGCCTGCTTTTTTCAGAATCCTGATACGGTTATAGAGGGTGAGGAACCTATCAAGG GATGCTTTTATGAGGACGAGTTACATGGATTTGGCAGTAACTGGATAACTAAGAATTGTTATGACTGTTCATGTAATGCGGATGGTTTAATGCAATGTTGCTCTAA gTTTTTACCAACATCCATTGACAATGACGAATGTGTGGTAATCAAGGACATGAAGACCTGTACTTCCAAAATAGTTTATAAAGATGATCATACAAAGAAATGCTAA